From Desulfuromonas soudanensis, the proteins below share one genomic window:
- a CDS encoding VWA domain-containing protein produces MNEFHFLRPAWLLALPVLLALFFWLWRRRLASRSWEAVCDPELLPHLLLGRSQRRAHWPLYLLLGALLLADLSLAGPAWRKEPQPLFRHQSALTILLDLSRSMNAADLKPSRMERARLKIKDLLRLRREGQTALVAFAGDAFVVTPLTEDTNTIASLLDSLDPELMPVQGSAPQNAIELGRELLSQAGLTKGRLLLVTDEDRPQKVMEAAEKLRRQGYDLSVLGVGTAAGAPIPLPEGGFLKDDQGSLVLPRLDEGGLGQLAQAGGGTYRRLTVDDSDLQGLLAGMETHRLDQAKKQTGAEGARWREEGVWLLWPLALLAPLGFRRGWLVLLALILLPALPAQASSWSDLWQRPDQKAAGAFATQQYDQAGKDFQDRRWKASALYRAGRYQEAAEALSQPESADDWYNRGNALARSGDLPQALNAYEEALKLHPEDADARTNRDLVKKALDREEQRSGEEEDQDQKDQKDQKDQKDQTDPKSGEGDPGSKGAASPQESGTGTPPQNPETSPQGEEPKENPGGNSDKASAPPGKPDDGEQNGGEKKEAASDGGGEQNPARGTPAAGTEEDPAQTSEAAPSEESPSTEEQRASKQWLQRIPDDPGGLLRRKFLYQYRQRGRQMETDRPW; encoded by the coding sequence ATGAACGAATTCCATTTTTTGCGCCCCGCCTGGCTTCTGGCCCTCCCGGTGCTCCTCGCCCTCTTTTTCTGGCTGTGGCGCCGCCGGCTGGCCAGCCGCAGCTGGGAGGCGGTCTGCGACCCCGAACTCCTCCCCCATCTCCTCCTCGGCCGCTCCCAGCGCCGCGCCCACTGGCCCCTCTACCTCCTCCTCGGTGCCCTGCTGCTGGCCGACCTCTCCCTGGCCGGTCCGGCCTGGCGAAAGGAGCCCCAGCCCCTCTTCCGCCACCAGTCGGCGCTGACGATCCTCCTCGACCTCTCCCGCTCCATGAACGCGGCCGATCTGAAGCCGAGTCGGATGGAGAGGGCCCGCCTGAAGATCAAGGACCTGCTGCGCCTGCGCCGCGAAGGGCAGACCGCCCTCGTCGCCTTTGCCGGAGACGCCTTTGTGGTCACCCCCCTGACCGAGGATACCAACACCATCGCGTCCCTCCTCGACAGCCTCGACCCGGAGCTGATGCCGGTGCAGGGGAGTGCGCCGCAGAACGCCATCGAGCTGGGGAGGGAGCTGCTGTCCCAGGCCGGACTGACGAAGGGACGGCTGCTGCTGGTCACCGACGAGGATCGTCCGCAAAAGGTCATGGAGGCCGCCGAAAAGCTCCGCCGGCAGGGGTACGATCTTTCCGTCCTCGGAGTCGGCACCGCCGCCGGAGCGCCGATACCGCTCCCCGAGGGGGGCTTCCTGAAGGATGACCAGGGGAGCCTCGTCCTCCCCAGACTCGACGAAGGGGGACTGGGCCAACTCGCGCAGGCCGGAGGAGGAACCTATCGCCGTTTGACCGTCGACGACAGCGATCTGCAGGGGCTTCTGGCCGGAATGGAGACCCATCGCCTCGACCAGGCCAAAAAGCAGACCGGGGCGGAGGGAGCGCGCTGGCGTGAGGAAGGGGTCTGGCTCCTCTGGCCGCTGGCCCTCCTGGCTCCCCTGGGGTTTCGCCGCGGCTGGCTGGTGCTGCTGGCCCTCATCCTTTTGCCCGCGCTGCCGGCCCAGGCTTCTTCCTGGTCGGACCTCTGGCAGAGGCCGGACCAGAAAGCGGCGGGCGCCTTCGCCACTCAGCAGTACGACCAGGCCGGGAAGGACTTTCAGGACCGGCGCTGGAAAGCGAGCGCCCTGTATCGCGCCGGCCGTTACCAGGAGGCGGCCGAAGCCCTGTCCCAACCGGAGAGCGCCGACGACTGGTACAACCGGGGGAACGCCCTGGCCCGCAGCGGTGACCTGCCGCAGGCACTCAACGCCTATGAAGAGGCGCTCAAGCTCCATCCCGAGGATGCCGACGCCCGGACCAACAGGGATCTGGTCAAAAAGGCTTTGGACAGGGAGGAGCAAAGGTCGGGGGAAGAGGAGGATCAGGACCAGAAGGATCAGAAGGACCAGAAGGATCAGAAGGACCAGACGGACCCGAAGAGCGGGGAGGGCGATCCAGGGTCGAAGGGTGCGGCATCGCCGCAGGAGAGCGGCACGGGCACCCCGCCTCAGAACCCGGAGACGTCGCCTCAGGGGGAGGAACCGAAGGAGAACCCCGGGGGAAATTCCGACAAAGCGTCCGCTCCGCCGGGAAAACCGGACGACGGGGAGCAAAACGGCGGGGAGAAGAAGGAAGCAGCTTCGGATGGGGGGGGAGAACAAAACCCGGCCAGGGGGACCCCCGCGGCGGGGACGGAGGAGGACCCGGCTCAAACGTCAGAGGCGGCCCCAAGCGAGGAGAGCCCCTCAACGGAAGAACAACGGGCGTCTAAGCAATGGCTGCAGCGCATCCCCGATGACCCCGGCGGCCTCCTGCGGCGCAAATTTCTCTATCAGTACCGGCAACGCGGCCGGCAGATGGAAACGGATCGACCATGGTGA
- a CDS encoding vWA domain-containing protein, translating into MIHFAWPWALVLLPLPWLIHRLAPPAPVAEEAALWVPSLDPFAPVRHELGRRGRSRFLLLAALLGWLLLLVASARPQWLGAPVELPRSGRDLVLAVDISGSMQTEDFRLGDRTVDRLTALKAVAGDFIDQRVGDRLGLILFGEQAYVQTPLTFDRQTLKQLLDEAVIGLAGNKTAIGDAIGLAVKRLKPEEGRQRVLILLTDGANTAGRIPPLKAAELAAGQGLKIYTIGLGADTMEVPSLFFSRTVNPSADLDEETLTEIAAKTGGRYFRARDTEALAEIYSLLDRLEPVEHEKDIYRPVTELYVWPLGLSLGLAVLLIVLQTVPALRRSA; encoded by the coding sequence ATGATCCATTTCGCCTGGCCCTGGGCCCTTGTCCTCCTCCCCCTCCCCTGGCTGATTCACCGCCTTGCCCCCCCGGCGCCGGTCGCCGAAGAAGCGGCTCTCTGGGTGCCGAGCCTCGACCCCTTTGCCCCGGTCCGTCATGAACTCGGCCGGCGCGGCAGGAGTCGTTTTCTGCTGCTGGCGGCCCTCCTCGGGTGGCTGCTGCTGCTTGTAGCCAGCGCCCGCCCCCAGTGGCTCGGCGCTCCCGTCGAACTGCCGAGAAGCGGCAGGGACCTGGTGCTGGCCGTCGATATTTCCGGGAGCATGCAGACCGAGGATTTCCGTCTCGGCGACCGGACGGTCGATCGGCTCACCGCCCTCAAGGCCGTCGCCGGAGACTTCATCGACCAGCGTGTCGGCGACCGCCTCGGGCTGATCCTCTTCGGCGAACAGGCCTATGTGCAGACGCCGCTCACCTTCGACCGTCAGACCCTGAAACAACTCCTCGACGAGGCGGTGATCGGCCTGGCCGGCAACAAGACCGCCATCGGCGATGCCATCGGCCTGGCGGTGAAGAGACTCAAACCCGAGGAGGGGCGGCAGCGGGTGCTGATCCTCCTCACCGACGGCGCCAACACCGCCGGCCGGATTCCCCCTCTCAAGGCCGCCGAACTCGCCGCCGGACAAGGGCTCAAGATCTACACCATCGGCCTCGGCGCCGATACCATGGAGGTGCCCAGTCTCTTCTTCTCCCGGACCGTCAACCCCTCGGCCGATCTCGACGAGGAGACGCTGACGGAAATCGCCGCAAAAACCGGCGGGCGCTATTTCCGCGCCCGGGACACCGAGGCGCTCGCCGAGATCTACTCCCTTCTCGACCGACTCGAACCGGTGGAACACGAGAAGGATATCTACCGGCCGGTGACCGAACTCTATGTCTGGCCGCTCGGTCTCTCCCTCGGCCTGGCGGTGCTGCTGATCGTGCTGCAGACCGTGCCGGCTCTGCGGAGGAGCGCATGA
- a CDS encoding DUF4381 domain-containing protein: MPSPAAISAEALPLRDIHLPAAIGWWPPAPGWWLLLGLGVLLLAGVWLLRRRHRHTRNRRLALAELEELAQGPTEGQAAALSRLLRRAALCYFPPADCAGLCGEAWLEFLDRPFADRPFSQGVGRFLLDSPYRQNAEMDGPAVIELCRRWLQHLPGDGARARRNR, translated from the coding sequence GTGCCGTCACCCGCCGCCATCTCTGCAGAAGCGCTGCCGCTGCGCGACATCCACCTCCCCGCCGCCATCGGATGGTGGCCCCCCGCCCCGGGATGGTGGCTCCTCCTCGGATTGGGGGTCCTCCTTTTGGCCGGGGTGTGGTTGCTTCGGAGGCGCCATCGCCATACCCGCAACCGCCGCCTGGCGCTGGCGGAACTCGAAGAGCTGGCCCAGGGACCGACCGAGGGGCAGGCCGCCGCCCTCTCCAGGCTGCTGCGACGGGCGGCGCTCTGTTATTTCCCCCCTGCCGACTGTGCCGGACTCTGCGGCGAGGCCTGGCTCGAATTTCTCGACCGCCCCTTTGCCGACCGTCCTTTTTCCCAGGGGGTCGGCCGCTTCCTCCTCGATTCCCCGTACCGGCAAAATGCCGAAATGGACGGTCCGGCCGTTATCGAACTCTGCCGCCGCTGGCTGCAACACCTCCCCGGCGACGGCGCCCGGGCCCGGAGGAACCGATGA
- a CDS encoding DUF58 domain-containing protein, with protein sequence MLPPSPSPVTIDLPGLIALRHRLSGTGRPSAPSSAAGQGTYRTRFRGRGMEFAEVRAYEPGDDVRSIDWRVTARRGKVHTKLFHEERERPVLLVVDYRRPMFFATRGRFKAVQASRLAALLAWQALGNGDRVGGVLFSEEHHRELRPKSGKGGVLQLLRQMVENPAWQRPPRRPFEPRQRLGATLQRLHRVARPGSRILLLSDFAQWDPEVEKELTLLGRHCELTLVHCYDPLEAQLPPAGTYRVSDGATDLTIASGDGAAHRRYREGFAAFRRQLEDFSLQHRCRYLGLQTGDDPLGLLQPGAKGGL encoded by the coding sequence ATGTTGCCGCCGAGCCCATCTCCCGTCACCATCGACCTGCCGGGCCTCATCGCCCTGCGCCACCGCCTTTCGGGGACGGGCCGGCCGTCGGCACCGTCCTCGGCCGCCGGTCAGGGGACCTACCGCACCCGGTTTCGCGGCCGGGGGATGGAGTTTGCCGAGGTGCGCGCCTATGAACCGGGGGACGATGTGCGCAGCATCGACTGGCGCGTCACCGCCCGGCGCGGCAAGGTCCACACCAAGCTCTTTCACGAAGAGCGCGAAAGGCCGGTCCTGCTGGTCGTCGACTACCGCCGCCCGATGTTTTTTGCCACCCGCGGCCGCTTCAAGGCGGTGCAGGCATCCCGACTCGCCGCCCTCCTCGCCTGGCAGGCCCTGGGAAACGGCGACCGGGTCGGCGGCGTTCTCTTCTCCGAAGAACATCACCGCGAGCTGCGCCCCAAATCGGGAAAGGGGGGGGTGCTGCAACTGTTGCGGCAGATGGTGGAGAACCCCGCCTGGCAGCGTCCCCCCCGCCGCCCCTTCGAACCCCGCCAGCGCCTGGGCGCGACCCTGCAGCGGCTGCACCGGGTCGCCCGCCCCGGCAGCCGGATTCTCCTCCTCAGCGATTTCGCCCAGTGGGATCCGGAGGTGGAGAAAGAGTTGACCCTTCTCGGCCGCCACTGCGAGCTCACCCTGGTGCACTGCTACGATCCCCTCGAAGCGCAGCTCCCCCCGGCCGGGACCTACAGGGTCAGTGACGGAGCCACCGATCTGACCATCGCCAGCGGCGATGGAGCCGCCCACCGGCGCTACCGGGAGGGTTTTGCCGCCTTTCGCCGGCAGCTCGAAGACTTCTCCCTGCAGCACCGCTGCCGCTACCTCGGCCTGCAGACGGGCGACGACCCCCTCGGTCTTCTGCAACCGGGCGCAAAAGGAGGGCTCTAG